A single Brassica rapa cultivar Chiifu-401-42 chromosome A04, CAAS_Brap_v3.01, whole genome shotgun sequence DNA region contains:
- the LOC103862922 gene encoding cysteine protease ATG4b isoform X1 — protein sequence MKAMCDSFLPSKCSSSSTADEKRDKSTLNGWTVIVNTATSMASGAIRRFQDRVLGPSRTGIPSTTSEIWLLGVCYKISEAESLGEADAFRQDFSSLILITYRRGFEPIGETTYTSDVGWGCMLRSGQMLFAQALLFQRLGRSWRKKESEPSEEEYLEILELFGDSEASAFSIHSLILAGESYGLAAGSWVGPYAVCRSWESLARKKREETGVAMAVHIVSGSEDGERGGAPILCIEDVAKACLEYSEGETEWTSVLLLVPLVLGLDKVNPRYIPSLIATFSFPQSLGILGGKPGASTYIVGVQEDKGFYLDPHDVQQVVTVNKETKDVDTSSYHCNTLRYVPLESLDPSLALGFYCRDKDDFDDFCVRATKLAGDANGAPLFTVTQSHRGGERGIAETSSVASSTEISGEDHEDDWQLL from the exons ATGAAGGCTATGTGTGATAGCTTTCTTCCTTCAAAATGTTCTTCATCATCAACCGCAGATGAGAAACGTGATAAATCCACACTTAATGGTTGGACAGTAATTGTAAACACAGCTACTTCTATGGCTAGTGGCGCGATTAGGAGGTTTCAAGATCGTGTTTTAGGGCCGAGTAGGACCGGCATTCCCAGCACTACAAGTGAGATATGGCTACTGGGTGTCTGTTATAAAATCTCAGAAGCTGAATCTTTAGGAGAAGCAGATGCATTCAGACAAGACTTTTCGTCCTTGATATTAATAACATATCGTAGAG gttTTGAGCCTATTGGAGAGACAACGTATACTAGTGATGTTGGATGGGGTTGTATGCTTCGAAGCGGACAAATGCTCTTTGCGCAG GCATTGCTATTTCAAAGGCTGGGAAGGTCTTGGAGGAAAAAGGAATCTGAG CCGTCTGAAGAGGAATACTTAGAGATCTTGGAACTTTTTGGTGATTCTGAGGCTTCGGCGTTCTCCATTCACAGTCTTATACTAGCCGGAGAATCATATGGCTTGGCTGCTGGGTCATGGGTTGGACCATATGCTGTTTGTCGATCATGGGAATCATTAGCTCggaagaaaagagaagaaactGGTGTTGCCATGGCTGTTCATATCGTTTCTGGCAGCGAAGATGGGGAGAGAGGTGGAGCTCCAATTCTCTGTATAGAAGATGTTGCTAAAGCTTGTTTGGAGTATTCAGAAGGAGAAACTGAGTGGACTTCAGTTCTTCTCTTGGTCCCACTTGTTCTTGGACTTGACAAAGTGAACCCAAG GTACATTCCATCTCTGATAGCCACTTTCAGTTTCCCTCAAAGCCTGGGGATTTTGGGTGGCAAGCCAGGTGCATCGACTTACATAGTTGGAGTTCAAGAAGACAAAGGTTTCTACCTTGATCCACACGATGTTCAACAG GTAGTGACAGTGAACAAAGAAACTAAAGATGTTGACACATCGTCTTACCATTGCAA TACACTTCGTTATGTTCCGTTGGAATCACTAGACCCGTCGCTCGCTCTTGGATTCTATTGCCGGGACAAAG ATGATTTTGATGATTTCTGTGTACGAGCAACGAAGCTAGCAGGAGACGCCAACGGCGCTCCATTGTTCACGGTGACTCAATCTCACAGAGGTGGTGAGCGTGGGATTGCAGAAACCAGCTCTGTGGCATCATCTACAGAGATATCTGGTGAGGATCATGAAGATGACTGGCaattactttga
- the LOC103862922 gene encoding cysteine protease ATG4b isoform X2, whose amino-acid sequence MASGAIRRFQDRVLGPSRTGIPSTTSEIWLLGVCYKISEAESLGEADAFRQDFSSLILITYRRGFEPIGETTYTSDVGWGCMLRSGQMLFAQALLFQRLGRSWRKKESEPSEEEYLEILELFGDSEASAFSIHSLILAGESYGLAAGSWVGPYAVCRSWESLARKKREETGVAMAVHIVSGSEDGERGGAPILCIEDVAKACLEYSEGETEWTSVLLLVPLVLGLDKVNPRYIPSLIATFSFPQSLGILGGKPGASTYIVGVQEDKGFYLDPHDVQQVVTVNKETKDVDTSSYHCNTLRYVPLESLDPSLALGFYCRDKDDFDDFCVRATKLAGDANGAPLFTVTQSHRGGERGIAETSSVASSTEISGEDHEDDWQLL is encoded by the exons ATGGCTAGTGGCGCGATTAGGAGGTTTCAAGATCGTGTTTTAGGGCCGAGTAGGACCGGCATTCCCAGCACTACAAGTGAGATATGGCTACTGGGTGTCTGTTATAAAATCTCAGAAGCTGAATCTTTAGGAGAAGCAGATGCATTCAGACAAGACTTTTCGTCCTTGATATTAATAACATATCGTAGAG gttTTGAGCCTATTGGAGAGACAACGTATACTAGTGATGTTGGATGGGGTTGTATGCTTCGAAGCGGACAAATGCTCTTTGCGCAG GCATTGCTATTTCAAAGGCTGGGAAGGTCTTGGAGGAAAAAGGAATCTGAG CCGTCTGAAGAGGAATACTTAGAGATCTTGGAACTTTTTGGTGATTCTGAGGCTTCGGCGTTCTCCATTCACAGTCTTATACTAGCCGGAGAATCATATGGCTTGGCTGCTGGGTCATGGGTTGGACCATATGCTGTTTGTCGATCATGGGAATCATTAGCTCggaagaaaagagaagaaactGGTGTTGCCATGGCTGTTCATATCGTTTCTGGCAGCGAAGATGGGGAGAGAGGTGGAGCTCCAATTCTCTGTATAGAAGATGTTGCTAAAGCTTGTTTGGAGTATTCAGAAGGAGAAACTGAGTGGACTTCAGTTCTTCTCTTGGTCCCACTTGTTCTTGGACTTGACAAAGTGAACCCAAG GTACATTCCATCTCTGATAGCCACTTTCAGTTTCCCTCAAAGCCTGGGGATTTTGGGTGGCAAGCCAGGTGCATCGACTTACATAGTTGGAGTTCAAGAAGACAAAGGTTTCTACCTTGATCCACACGATGTTCAACAG GTAGTGACAGTGAACAAAGAAACTAAAGATGTTGACACATCGTCTTACCATTGCAA TACACTTCGTTATGTTCCGTTGGAATCACTAGACCCGTCGCTCGCTCTTGGATTCTATTGCCGGGACAAAG ATGATTTTGATGATTTCTGTGTACGAGCAACGAAGCTAGCAGGAGACGCCAACGGCGCTCCATTGTTCACGGTGACTCAATCTCACAGAGGTGGTGAGCGTGGGATTGCAGAAACCAGCTCTGTGGCATCATCTACAGAGATATCTGGTGAGGATCATGAAGATGACTGGCaattactttga